The following proteins come from a genomic window of Natrinema saccharevitans:
- the alaS gene encoding alanine--tRNA ligase, which yields MSELAAEYRLEYFEEEGFERKECPKCGAHFWTRDHGRETCGEPPCEEYGFIDNSGFEESYDLSGMREAFLSYFEDHDHERIEPYPVAANRWRDDVLLTQASIYDFQPLVTSGETPPPANPLTVSQPCIRMQDIDNVGKTGRHTMAFEMMAHHAFNTREEVDEDEYAYHGEVYWKDRTVELCDGFFESMGVDLEEVIYIEDPWVGGGNAGPAIEVIYRGVELATLVFMSMEQDSDGEYEMKDGNRYSPMDTYIVDTGYGLERWTWVSQGTPTVYEAVYPDMIAFLKDNAGLDHTDEQEELIHRAAKLAGHMDIDEAEDMETARGEIAAELDVDVDVLEDLMEPLEDIYAIADHCRTLAYMLGDGIVPSNVGTGYLARMVLRRTKRLCDTVGVDAPLDELVDMQAERLEYENRDTIRDIVRTEVEKYRETLERGGRRVETLAEEYAEKGEPIPTEDLIELYDSHGIQPDMVAEIAAESGADVEIPDDFYSLVAKRHDTPEAVAEAEDEEDERFADLPETDKLYYDDQGRTQFEAVVLDVFEREDGYDVVLDQTMFYPEGGGQPADTGTLSTDDTTVEVEDVQIEDGVILHRTDESPGKGEFVNGQVDGGRRRQLMRHHTATHIVIHAARQVLGEHIRQAGAQKGVDSSRIDVRHYDRISRADVKEIESLANEIIMDNTQVTQEWPDRHDAEAEHGFDLYQGGIPPGEQIRLVTVDDDVQACGGTHVARTGDIGTIKLLSTERVQDGVERITFAAGEAAIEATQAKEDALYEAAEILDVSPEDVPETAERFFEEWKARGKEIEDLTEQLAAARAGGGGGGEEVEVGETTAVVDRIDADMDELRATANALVEDGKIAVLGSGESGAQFVVAVPDDVGVNAGEVVGELASRVGGGGGGPPDFAQGGGPNVDDLDDALEDAPDVLRQILNA from the coding sequence ATGAGCGAACTGGCGGCAGAATACCGCCTCGAGTACTTCGAGGAGGAAGGGTTCGAGCGCAAGGAGTGCCCGAAGTGTGGCGCACACTTCTGGACGCGCGATCACGGCAGGGAGACCTGCGGTGAACCGCCCTGCGAGGAGTACGGCTTCATCGACAACTCGGGTTTCGAGGAGTCGTACGACCTCTCGGGGATGCGCGAGGCCTTTCTCTCTTACTTCGAGGATCACGACCACGAGCGAATCGAGCCCTACCCGGTCGCGGCGAACCGCTGGCGCGACGACGTCTTGCTGACCCAGGCGTCGATCTACGACTTCCAGCCGCTGGTGACCAGCGGCGAGACGCCCCCGCCTGCGAACCCGCTGACGGTCTCGCAGCCCTGCATCCGGATGCAGGACATCGACAACGTCGGCAAGACCGGACGACACACGATGGCCTTCGAGATGATGGCCCACCACGCGTTCAACACGCGCGAGGAGGTCGACGAAGACGAGTACGCCTACCACGGCGAGGTCTACTGGAAGGACCGGACCGTGGAACTCTGTGACGGCTTCTTCGAGTCGATGGGCGTCGATCTCGAGGAGGTCATCTACATCGAGGACCCGTGGGTCGGCGGCGGCAACGCCGGGCCCGCCATCGAGGTCATCTACCGCGGCGTCGAACTCGCCACGCTGGTTTTCATGTCGATGGAGCAAGACTCCGACGGCGAGTACGAGATGAAAGACGGGAACCGCTACAGCCCGATGGACACCTACATCGTCGACACGGGCTACGGCCTCGAGCGCTGGACCTGGGTCTCCCAGGGCACTCCGACCGTCTACGAGGCGGTCTATCCCGACATGATCGCCTTCCTGAAGGACAACGCCGGACTCGACCACACCGACGAGCAGGAGGAACTGATCCACCGCGCCGCCAAGCTCGCGGGCCACATGGACATCGACGAGGCCGAGGACATGGAGACCGCCCGCGGCGAGATCGCCGCGGAACTCGACGTCGACGTCGACGTCCTCGAGGACCTGATGGAACCGCTCGAGGATATCTACGCCATCGCGGACCACTGTCGCACGCTGGCGTACATGCTCGGCGACGGCATCGTCCCCTCGAACGTCGGCACCGGCTACCTCGCGCGGATGGTGCTTCGCCGCACCAAACGGCTCTGTGACACCGTCGGGGTCGACGCGCCGCTGGACGAACTCGTCGACATGCAGGCCGAACGGCTCGAGTACGAGAACCGCGACACGATCCGCGACATCGTCCGCACCGAGGTCGAGAAGTACCGCGAGACCTTAGAGCGGGGCGGTCGCCGGGTCGAGACGCTGGCCGAGGAGTACGCGGAGAAAGGCGAGCCGATCCCCACCGAGGACCTGATCGAGCTCTACGACTCCCACGGCATCCAGCCGGACATGGTCGCGGAAATCGCCGCGGAATCGGGCGCGGACGTCGAGATCCCCGACGACTTCTATAGCCTCGTCGCGAAGCGCCACGACACGCCCGAGGCCGTCGCGGAGGCCGAAGACGAGGAGGACGAACGCTTCGCGGACCTCCCTGAGACGGACAAGCTCTACTACGACGACCAGGGGCGCACCCAGTTCGAGGCGGTCGTGCTGGACGTCTTCGAGCGCGAGGACGGCTACGACGTCGTCCTCGATCAGACGATGTTCTACCCCGAGGGCGGCGGCCAGCCCGCCGACACGGGGACGCTCTCGACCGACGACACGACCGTCGAGGTCGAAGACGTCCAGATCGAGGACGGCGTGATCCTCCACCGGACCGACGAGAGCCCCGGCAAGGGCGAGTTCGTCAACGGGCAGGTCGACGGCGGCCGCCGTCGCCAGCTCATGCGCCACCACACGGCGACCCACATCGTCATCCACGCCGCCCGACAGGTGCTTGGCGAACACATCCGCCAGGCCGGCGCACAGAAGGGCGTCGACTCCTCGCGGATCGACGTCCGCCACTACGACCGCATCTCCCGCGCGGACGTCAAGGAGATCGAGTCCCTGGCAAACGAGATCATCATGGACAACACGCAGGTCACCCAGGAGTGGCCCGATCGCCACGACGCCGAGGCCGAACACGGCTTCGACCTCTATCAGGGCGGAATCCCGCCGGGCGAGCAGATCCGGCTGGTCACCGTCGACGACGACGTTCAGGCCTGCGGCGGCACCCACGTCGCTCGCACCGGCGACATCGGCACGATCAAGCTCCTCTCGACCGAGCGCGTCCAGGACGGCGTCGAACGGATCACCTTCGCGGCCGGCGAGGCCGCCATCGAGGCCACGCAAGCGAAGGAAGACGCCCTCTACGAGGCCGCCGAGATCCTCGACGTCTCCCCGGAGGACGTCCCCGAGACCGCCGAGCGGTTCTTCGAGGAGTGGAAGGCTCGAGGCAAGGAGATCGAGGACCTGACCGAACAGCTCGCCGCGGCCCGCGCCGGCGGCGGTGGCGGCGGCGAGGAGGTCGAGGTCGGCGAGACGACTGCCGTCGTCGATCGCATCGACGCCGACATGGACGAGCTCCGGGCGACCGCCAACGCCCTCGTCGAGGACGGCAAGATCGCAGTGCTGGGCAGCGGCGAGAGCGGTGCCCAGTTCGTCGTCGCCGTCCCCGACGACGTGGGCGTCAACGCCGGCGAAGTCGTCGGCGAACTCGCCTCGAGAGTCGGCGGCGGCGGCGGCGGCCCGCCGGACTTCGCACAGGGCGGCGGCCCCAACGTCGACGATCTCGACGACGCGCTCGAGGACGCCCCCGACGTGTTGCGCCAGATCCTGAACGCCTGA
- a CDS encoding alpha/beta fold hydrolase, which produces MPTASNGAVSLYYDRAGEGEPVVFVPEAGLGGWLWGWQHAAVAGPHEAVVWDLRGTGRSDAPPGPYDLETLVADLEAVLADCDVRNAHLVGCGLGGAIALEAARTSSRVATLTLFGTAARGEAFDLEPLFAPPDDRDALEASLETGLSADFLENQPDVREGIVDWRADGDADRAGWEAQVAALEDVAATDWLVDVTQPTRVIHGGADELVSPAAGKEVARGLPRGEFRPLEGAGHLCFVERSRTVNDLLLGFLEAQTTDSE; this is translated from the coding sequence ATGCCGACCGCATCGAACGGAGCCGTCTCGCTGTACTACGACCGCGCGGGCGAGGGCGAGCCCGTCGTCTTCGTCCCCGAGGCCGGCCTCGGCGGCTGGCTGTGGGGCTGGCAACACGCCGCCGTCGCCGGCCCCCACGAGGCCGTCGTCTGGGACCTCCGCGGGACGGGCCGCTCCGACGCGCCGCCGGGCCCCTACGACCTCGAGACGCTCGTCGCCGATCTCGAGGCGGTGCTGGCGGACTGCGACGTTCGCAACGCCCACCTCGTTGGCTGTGGCCTCGGCGGGGCGATCGCGCTCGAGGCCGCCCGGACCTCGAGTCGCGTCGCGACGCTGACGCTGTTCGGCACGGCGGCTCGGGGCGAGGCGTTCGACCTCGAGCCCCTGTTCGCGCCGCCGGACGACCGGGACGCACTCGAGGCGTCGCTCGAGACGGGGCTCTCCGCGGACTTCCTCGAGAACCAGCCCGACGTACGCGAGGGGATCGTCGACTGGCGGGCCGACGGCGACGCCGATCGGGCGGGCTGGGAGGCACAGGTCGCGGCGCTCGAGGACGTTGCCGCGACCGACTGGCTGGTCGACGTGACCCAGCCCACGCGGGTGATCCACGGCGGCGCGGACGAGTTGGTTTCGCCCGCGGCCGGGAAGGAGGTGGCACGAGGGCTGCCCCGCGGGGAGTTCCGGCCCCTCGAGGGCGCGGGCCACCTCTGTTTCGTCGAGCGCTCGCGGACGGTCAACGATCTGTTGCTGGGTTTTCTCGAGGCACAGACGACCGATTCCGAGTAA